A genome region from candidate division KSB1 bacterium includes the following:
- the sufD gene encoding Fe-S cluster assembly protein SufD — MRGPHINTDYLKLFQEFESGLNGKGRGPLHERRIEGIKEFAQTGFPSTGQEDWRFTDVSPIARAQFRNVARADQGALDKNTVRNLVADEKHPRLVFENGHFREDLSQLPQNSGITVKNLLRATGEHPERLEAYAAQLAPVTLNGFVALNTAFMYDGAFIDIADSVVMDSPLYVVYYSTKVDGQAAVFPRNLIILGRHAQATVVEHYVSSDEHRYFNNSVSEIYQDQSSLLNHVKIQHESASAYHTELTHVQQQRNSVYKSHVFSFGSRLARSDIQAQLNGEGAETVLNGLSLSSGRSLVDHHTLIDHAAAHSSSRELYKGILDGKAKAVFSGKIHVRQQAQKTDAKQSNENLLLSQNAVVDTKPQLEIFADDVRCTHGSTVGQMDKDGLFYLRSRGLSLAAARNLMIRAFAGEITEQIQNNQERQALERLVDSKLSKGHLQ, encoded by the coding sequence ATGCGCGGTCCCCATATCAACACAGATTATTTAAAGCTGTTCCAGGAATTCGAATCCGGGTTAAACGGTAAAGGCCGCGGTCCGCTGCATGAACGGCGGATTGAAGGTATTAAAGAGTTTGCTCAGACCGGTTTTCCGTCAACCGGACAGGAAGACTGGCGTTTCACCGACGTCTCCCCCATTGCGCGCGCGCAATTCCGAAATGTGGCGCGCGCCGATCAGGGCGCTCTTGACAAGAATACCGTTCGCAATCTTGTGGCTGACGAAAAACATCCGCGTCTGGTTTTTGAAAATGGTCATTTTCGCGAAGACCTGTCGCAGCTTCCCCAAAACAGCGGTATCACCGTAAAAAACCTGCTGAGGGCGACTGGTGAACATCCGGAACGGCTGGAGGCGTATGCGGCTCAACTCGCCCCGGTCACCCTCAACGGGTTCGTGGCTTTGAATACCGCCTTTATGTACGACGGCGCTTTTATTGATATTGCCGATTCCGTAGTGATGGATTCGCCGCTTTATGTGGTTTATTATTCCACCAAAGTGGACGGTCAGGCAGCCGTGTTTCCCCGAAATCTGATTATTCTCGGCCGTCATGCGCAGGCTACGGTTGTGGAACATTATGTAAGCTCGGACGAGCACCGGTACTTTAATAATTCGGTCAGTGAAATTTATCAGGATCAGAGTTCTCTATTAAATCATGTCAAGATTCAGCACGAAAGCGCATCAGCTTATCATACAGAACTGACCCACGTACAACAGCAGCGCAACAGTGTGTACAAATCGCATGTATTTTCTTTTGGAAGCCGTCTGGCGCGCAGCGATATCCAGGCGCAGCTGAACGGAGAAGGCGCGGAGACGGTATTAAACGGACTGTCTTTAAGCAGCGGCCGGTCTTTGGTTGACCATCACACGCTGATTGATCATGCTGCTGCGCACAGCAGCAGCCGCGAGCTTTATAAAGGTATTCTGGACGGCAAAGCAAAAGCCGTTTTTAGCGGCAAAATACATGTGCGTCAGCAGGCACAAAAGACGGATGCCAAGCAGTCAAATGAAAACCTGCTTTTATCCCAAAACGCCGTGGTGGATACCAAGCCGCAACTTGAAATTTTTGCGGATGATGTCCGTTGTACTCACGGCAGCACGGTCGGACAAATGGACAAAGACGGGCTGTTCTACCTGCGTTCCAGAGGATTGTCTTTGGCCGCGGCGCGCAATTTGATGATCCGGGCGTTTGCCGGAGAGATTACAGAACAAATCCAGAATAATCAGGAACGCCAGGCGCTGGAGCGGCTGGTTGATTCAAAATTATCAAAAGGACACTTGCAATGA
- a CDS encoding ATP-binding protein — protein sequence MMTKIENTIHKLQQLRLNTMAEYLEDAFEKEKEQNNGFLWLLDYLLDLENESRWKRSVENRIKASHLIDKCLPSDFDFKFHVSRQQNRSLVLRLSECDFIHKKQDVIFIGAPGTGKTRLAKTIAYQACLKNERVLFTTAIDMINHLIAAQADQSLLKKLKFYQTPSLLVCDELGFLSLDEQSSNLFFQVLSARHERVEYNRDHQSALWPLGRDLSKCCNRSSHRRPAR from the coding sequence ATGATGACAAAAATTGAAAATACAATCCACAAATTGCAGCAGTTGCGACTCAATACCATGGCCGAATATCTCGAAGATGCCTTTGAAAAAGAAAAAGAGCAGAACAACGGCTTTCTGTGGCTGCTCGATTATTTGCTTGACCTGGAAAACGAATCACGCTGGAAACGCTCTGTTGAAAACAGAATCAAAGCGTCGCATTTGATTGATAAATGCTTGCCAAGTGACTTTGATTTTAAATTCCATGTCTCCCGACAACAGAACCGATCCCTTGTTTTGCGTTTGTCCGAATGTGATTTTATTCATAAAAAACAAGACGTGATCTTTATTGGCGCCCCCGGAACCGGAAAAACCCGATTAGCAAAAACCATAGCTTATCAAGCCTGTTTGAAAAATGAACGTGTACTCTTCACAACAGCTATTGATATGATTAATCACCTCATTGCCGCTCAAGCTGATCAGTCGTTGTTAAAAAAACTAAAATTTTATCAAACTCCAAGTCTGCTTGTTTGTGACGAGTTGGGTTTTCTTTCGCTTGACGAACAGTCATCAAATCTTTTTTTCCAGGTGCTCAGTGCCAGGCATGAACGTGTCGAGTACAATCGTGACCACCAATCTGCCCTTTGGCCGCTGGGGAGAGATCTTTCAAAGTGCTGTAATCGCTCAAGCCATCGCAGACCGGCTCGTTAA
- the crtI gene encoding phytoene desaturase family protein, protein MKTIAIIGSGIAGLSLGIRLQAKGFQVKLFEKNEQVGGHAYPFKENGYTFDMGPTLITAPEMIRDLYKAAGRDMRDYLDLIALDPFYRIYFHDGRHLDYTSDHEKMKQQLAQFDTRDAEAYDRFMLASKKIHDAVIGEKLGSKPFMNWSSMMGFAPRALKLGALLPSFSFTKRYFHHQNSRFTFSFHPLFIGGSPFRAPAVYQMIPYLEKTGGVWYTKGGMYTFISALRDLFSDLGGEIHVQSPVEQIVVKNGAAAGVQVQGNVFETDAVVSNADFIHTYRTLIAPQYRRKWNNKRLDRIDYSMSAFLIFLGVRKKYDKLKHHTLVLSHRYKELVRDIFDRKILPDDFSLYLYVPSRTDDSMAPEGCESMYILSPVANLQADIDWSQQAELYKNSILKYLEESFGLTDFRSNIETSRVFTPRDFEQKNNNTYGSAWEVEPRLMQTAIFRPHNRSEDVDRLYLVGASTHPGAGLPGVMMTAETTESLIVQDLNI, encoded by the coding sequence ATGAAAACAATCGCAATTATCGGATCCGGAATCGCAGGTTTGTCACTGGGTATTCGATTGCAGGCCAAAGGATTTCAGGTAAAACTTTTTGAAAAGAACGAACAGGTAGGCGGTCATGCCTATCCGTTCAAAGAAAACGGATATACATTCGACATGGGCCCGACCCTGATCACCGCCCCAGAAATGATCCGGGACCTTTATAAAGCAGCTGGCCGGGACATGCGGGATTATCTGGATTTAATTGCACTGGATCCGTTTTACAGGATCTATTTCCATGACGGCCGCCACCTTGACTATACCTCCGATCATGAAAAAATGAAACAACAACTCGCCCAATTTGATACGCGTGATGCCGAAGCGTATGATCGATTTATGTTGGCTTCGAAAAAAATTCATGATGCCGTGATTGGTGAAAAATTGGGTTCCAAACCGTTTATGAACTGGAGCTCGATGATGGGATTTGCGCCGCGCGCTTTGAAACTGGGCGCCCTTTTACCGTCTTTTTCATTCACCAAACGTTATTTTCATCATCAGAACAGCCGATTTACTTTTTCATTTCACCCCCTATTCATCGGCGGCAGCCCGTTCCGGGCGCCGGCCGTGTACCAAATGATCCCCTATCTGGAAAAAACCGGCGGTGTCTGGTATACAAAAGGAGGAATGTATACGTTTATATCAGCGCTTCGGGATCTCTTTAGCGATCTGGGAGGAGAGATTCATGTGCAGTCCCCGGTCGAACAGATTGTCGTCAAAAACGGAGCGGCGGCGGGGGTTCAGGTTCAGGGGAATGTCTTTGAAACCGATGCCGTGGTCTCGAACGCCGACTTTATTCACACTTACCGGACACTGATCGCCCCCCAATATCGACGAAAATGGAATAATAAACGTTTAGACCGCATCGACTATTCCATGAGCGCCTTTTTGATTTTTTTAGGTGTGCGCAAAAAGTACGATAAACTCAAACATCATACTTTGGTTCTTTCACATCGCTACAAGGAACTGGTGCGTGATATTTTTGACCGAAAGATATTGCCGGATGATTTTTCCCTGTACCTTTACGTGCCTTCACGCACTGATGACAGTATGGCGCCCGAGGGTTGTGAGAGTATGTATATACTGAGTCCGGTTGCCAATTTACAGGCGGATATTGACTGGTCGCAGCAGGCGGAATTGTATAAAAACAGTATTTTGAAATATCTTGAAGAATCATTCGGGTTAACCGATTTCAGATCCAATATAGAGACAAGCCGGGTATTCACCCCCAGAGATTTTGAACAAAAGAACAATAATACGTACGGCAGCGCCTGGGAAGTGGAGCCCAGGCTCATGCAAACTGCCATTTTCCGTCCGCACAACCGCAGC
- a CDS encoding Rrf2 family transcriptional regulator, whose amino-acid sequence MFKLSKKTVYGLLALQHLIELEDGESATVREMSEIYNISQPLLAKICQNLSKHKLIQSVQGARGGYQLQVPAGDISIAQVVEALEGPITLVDCADHQHVCKRVDQCRLKPGFLSLQKHFRDYLGQVSLADMQSL is encoded by the coding sequence ATGTTTAAACTATCGAAAAAGACAGTCTACGGTTTACTGGCTCTGCAGCATCTCATCGAACTGGAGGACGGCGAGTCCGCAACCGTGCGCGAGATGTCTGAAATTTATAATATTTCTCAGCCGCTTTTGGCTAAAATTTGTCAGAATCTGTCAAAACACAAGCTCATACAATCGGTGCAGGGTGCGCGCGGCGGGTATCAACTGCAGGTTCCGGCGGGTGATATTTCTATCGCCCAGGTGGTTGAAGCATTGGAAGGCCCGATCACACTGGTCGACTGCGCTGATCATCAACATGTATGCAAACGTGTGGATCAGTGCCGTTTAAAACCCGGATTTTTATCTCTGCAGAAGCATTTCCGTGACTATCTTGGTCAGGTCAGCCTTGCAGATATGCAGAGTTTATAA
- the sufC gene encoding Fe-S cluster assembly ATPase SufC, whose product MLTVKNLHASVEGHEILKGIDLTVNAGEIHAIMGPNGSGKSTLANIIAGREEYTTTEGEIRFMDQDLLNMPPEQRAHAGLFMAFQYPVEIPGVNTSYFLRTALNEIREARGETKVGAMQFIKLIREKMQLVDMDEAFLKRSVNVGFSGGEKKRNEILQMAVLQPYLSILDETDSGLDIDALKIVANGVNALRNSDNAFILVTHYQRLLDYVIPDQVHVLYQGRIVQSGDKNLAMDLEKMGYDHIKQAAQTAEV is encoded by the coding sequence ATGTTAACTGTAAAAAACTTACATGCCTCGGTTGAGGGTCATGAAATATTAAAAGGAATCGATTTGACGGTGAACGCGGGTGAAATCCATGCAATCATGGGCCCCAACGGTTCAGGGAAAAGCACATTGGCCAATATCATTGCGGGCCGGGAAGAATATACAACAACAGAAGGTGAAATTAGATTTATGGATCAGGATCTTTTAAACATGCCCCCTGAACAACGGGCACACGCCGGATTATTCATGGCGTTTCAATACCCGGTGGAGATACCAGGCGTGAACACCAGTTATTTTTTACGCACAGCGCTCAATGAAATCCGCGAGGCACGAGGTGAGACCAAAGTCGGAGCGATGCAGTTTATAAAGCTGATCCGGGAAAAAATGCAGCTGGTGGACATGGATGAAGCGTTTTTAAAACGGTCGGTAAACGTCGGATTTTCCGGAGGAGAAAAAAAGCGTAATGAAATTCTGCAAATGGCCGTGCTACAGCCGTACTTGTCCATTTTGGATGAAACGGATTCCGGTCTGGATATTGACGCTTTGAAAATCGTGGCCAACGGCGTGAATGCGCTTCGAAATTCAGACAATGCGTTTATTCTGGTGACCCATTACCAGAGGCTGCTCGATTATGTGATTCCTGATCAGGTTCATGTCCTGTATCAGGGCCGCATCGTTCAATCCGGTGATAAAAACCTGGCCATGGACCTGGAAAAAATGGGATACGACCACATCAAACAAGCGGCACAGACAGCGGAGGTGTAA
- a CDS encoding SUF system NifU family Fe-S cluster assembly protein, which yields MNLNDLYQEIILEHYKEPHNKGQLQAADARSEGRNPMCGDEIQVSVKIKGDLIEDIRFEGSGCAISQASASVMTKAVKGSTLEQAEKTLQAFSSMIKDGGAFGEIDPESELAAFQGVSEYPTRIKCALLAWNALKNSLDQITR from the coding sequence ATGAATTTAAATGATTTGTATCAGGAAATTATATTGGAGCATTACAAAGAGCCGCACAATAAAGGACAATTGCAGGCAGCGGATGCCCGTTCAGAGGGCAGAAATCCAATGTGCGGAGATGAAATTCAGGTCTCGGTAAAAATTAAGGGGGATCTCATCGAGGATATCCGATTTGAGGGCTCCGGCTGCGCCATCAGTCAGGCATCGGCATCTGTGATGACCAAAGCCGTGAAAGGTTCCACCCTGGAGCAGGCGGAAAAAACCCTGCAAGCATTTTCCAGTATGATTAAAGATGGGGGTGCCTTTGGAGAAATTGACCCGGAGAGCGAACTGGCCGCATTTCAGGGTGTATCCGAATATCCCACCCGGATCAAATGCGCTCTACTGGCCTGGAACGCCCTGAAAAACAGTCTGGATCAGATCACAAGATAG
- a CDS encoding SUF system Fe-S cluster assembly protein: MKLTPEDIREEIIESLKTIFDPEIPVNIYDLGLIYDIQVDEQGRAGLEMTLTSPMCPVAESLPVEVEKNLREIKGVTDVDVQVVWDPPWSPDLMSDEAKLKLNLL; the protein is encoded by the coding sequence ATGAAACTAACCCCGGAAGATATACGGGAAGAAATCATTGAATCATTGAAAACCATCTTTGATCCGGAAATACCGGTTAATATATATGACCTCGGATTGATTTATGATATCCAGGTCGACGAGCAGGGCCGTGCCGGTCTGGAAATGACCTTGACATCACCCATGTGTCCGGTTGCAGAGTCTCTGCCGGTTGAAGTAGAAAAGAATCTCCGGGAAATAAAAGGTGTAACGGATGTGGATGTTCAAGTGGTCTGGGATCCGCCCTGGTCGCCGGATCTGATGTCTGACGAAGCCAAACTAAAACTCAATTTATTATGA
- a CDS encoding cysteine desulfurase — MIIETPPTVDLKKVKKDFRVFDHPENEGLVYLDSASTAQRPHMVLEATDRFNEEYNSNIHRSAYRLAEKATAGYECARLRAAQFIGADQSEIVFTRGATESLNMVAYGWAHKFLKPGDGILTTTLEHHSNLVPWQVAAQRTGATLKLAGMTPQGELDMQSFYQQLTPKTRLVAVTQGSNVTAALVDLEPIIEAAHSVGALVVVDGCQYVPHAAVNVRELDVDFYAFSGHKMMGPMGIGILYAKQHLLEEMDPVYFGGSMIHSVDYTQSTWADPPWKFEAGTQNIPAVIGLNAAIDYIESLGRREIEKYIAGLVRQAFDKLVHMKGIEVYGPRDNRLPILSFNIDGVHSHDAATFFDSKKMAIRSGQHCASLIMKHFGVSAMARASFYIYNTADDVERFLQTVEETRNFFQ; from the coding sequence ATGATTATTGAAACGCCTCCTACAGTTGATCTCAAAAAAGTAAAAAAAGATTTTCGGGTATTTGACCATCCGGAAAACGAGGGGCTGGTGTATCTGGACAGTGCATCAACCGCTCAGCGACCGCACATGGTGTTGGAAGCGACGGACCGGTTCAATGAAGAATACAATTCAAATATTCACCGCAGCGCCTATCGGCTGGCGGAAAAAGCCACAGCCGGATACGAATGCGCCAGACTGCGGGCCGCCCAATTCATCGGCGCGGATCAGTCCGAGATTGTGTTCACACGTGGCGCCACGGAATCCCTGAACATGGTGGCCTACGGATGGGCGCATAAATTTCTTAAACCGGGGGATGGAATCCTGACAACCACACTGGAACATCACAGCAATCTGGTGCCCTGGCAGGTGGCAGCACAGCGAACCGGAGCGACACTAAAACTTGCGGGAATGACCCCGCAGGGCGAGCTGGATATGCAGTCGTTTTATCAACAGTTGACTCCGAAAACCAGATTGGTGGCCGTGACCCAGGGCAGCAATGTCACCGCTGCCCTAGTGGACCTGGAACCGATCATCGAGGCCGCGCACAGCGTGGGGGCGTTAGTGGTTGTAGACGGTTGTCAGTATGTACCGCATGCCGCTGTGAATGTTCGGGAGCTGGATGTTGATTTTTATGCATTTTCCGGGCACAAAATGATGGGGCCGATGGGAATCGGGATTCTTTATGCAAAACAGCACCTGCTGGAAGAGATGGATCCGGTGTATTTCGGCGGCTCTATGATCCACTCTGTGGATTACACACAATCGACCTGGGCCGATCCGCCGTGGAAATTCGAGGCTGGAACACAAAATATTCCTGCGGTGATTGGTTTGAATGCAGCTATCGATTATATTGAATCCCTCGGACGAAGAGAGATTGAAAAATATATTGCGGGCCTGGTCCGCCAGGCGTTTGATAAATTGGTTCATATGAAAGGTATAGAGGTTTACGGACCGCGCGACAACCGGCTGCCCATTCTGTCGTTCAACATTGACGGCGTGCATTCCCATGATGCGGCCACGTTTTTTGACAGCAAGAAAATGGCCATACGTTCCGGACAGCACTGTGCCAGCCTAATTATGAAGCATTTTGGCGTATCCGCTATGGCGCGTGCCAGTTTTTATATTTACAACACAGCAGATGATGTTGAACGATTTTTACAAACAGTGGAAGAAACAAGGAACTTTTTTCAATGA
- the crtI gene encoding phytoene desaturase family protein yields MKVVVIGGGLGGLAAALRLAASGYSVQLFEKTESLGGKMNRLRANGYTFDTGPSLITMPFVIKDLFRYCRADAADFIEFEPIDPLCRYFFSDGAVLDAFTQPAAMHRSMAPLCERDADQFESFLEYSKQLYDLTADIFLFTPIHEPSETLKLKNLPMLFKLGKLDAFHTVHERVSSFFKDSRIIQLFDRYCTYNGSDPYQAPATLNIIPYVEYGLGGYYIKGGLYKLIEALETLADSLGVDIVKNAPVEQILHQKHVQGIKVNGETINADHIICNADVVTAHQTLLDSEIKYTKKLESFEPSTSGLVFFWGVRGQHQELGHHNIFFSKNYQQEFQTLSAGHAPDDPTIYVAMTSKRNKSHAPDGYENWFVLLNMPFLAGQDWPEQINRMRRVTLQKLAKHGFDIKHQIKFEQMFTPLDFYSRYGSNKGSIYGISSNDRNMAFKRPPNKSRQVKGLYFAGASTHPGGGVPLALLSGKHAADLLIRHSHN; encoded by the coding sequence ATGAAAGTTGTCGTTATTGGCGGCGGATTGGGCGGACTTGCGGCTGCTCTGCGTCTGGCGGCCTCCGGTTACAGCGTACAGCTGTTTGAGAAAACCGAATCTCTCGGCGGCAAGATGAACCGACTGAGAGCCAATGGATATACGTTCGATACCGGGCCGTCCCTGATCACCATGCCGTTTGTCATCAAAGACCTGTTCCGGTATTGCAGAGCCGATGCAGCGGATTTTATCGAGTTCGAACCCATAGATCCCCTTTGCCGCTATTTTTTCTCGGACGGAGCCGTGCTGGATGCCTTCACTCAGCCGGCGGCCATGCACCGTTCCATGGCCCCGCTTTGTGAACGGGACGCGGATCAGTTCGAATCGTTTCTCGAGTACAGCAAACAGCTTTATGATCTGACGGCTGACATCTTTTTATTTACTCCCATTCACGAACCGTCCGAAACCTTGAAATTGAAAAATCTGCCGATGCTGTTCAAACTCGGCAAACTGGATGCGTTTCACACTGTTCATGAACGCGTCTCTTCGTTTTTCAAGGATTCGCGTATCATACAACTCTTTGACCGATACTGTACGTATAACGGCAGTGATCCGTATCAGGCTCCGGCCACTTTGAACATTATTCCCTATGTTGAATACGGTCTGGGAGGTTATTACATCAAAGGCGGCTTGTACAAACTCATCGAAGCGCTGGAAACACTGGCAGACTCGCTGGGTGTAGACATTGTGAAAAATGCTCCGGTGGAACAAATTCTGCATCAAAAACACGTTCAGGGCATCAAAGTCAATGGAGAAACGATTAATGCAGACCATATTATCTGCAATGCTGATGTGGTGACGGCGCATCAAACATTACTCGATTCGGAAATAAAATATACCAAAAAGCTCGAATCGTTTGAGCCGTCTACCTCCGGACTGGTCTTTTTCTGGGGCGTACGCGGTCAGCATCAAGAGCTTGGGCATCATAATATCTTTTTTTCAAAAAACTATCAACAGGAATTTCAGACGCTTTCTGCCGGGCATGCGCCGGACGATCCAACGATTTACGTAGCCATGACCAGTAAGCGGAATAAATCACATGCTCCGGACGGTTATGAAAATTGGTTCGTGCTGCTGAACATGCCGTTTCTGGCCGGACAGGACTGGCCCGAACAAATCAACCGAATGCGCCGCGTTACCTTGCAAAAACTTGCAAAGCATGGGTTTGATATCAAGCATCAAATAAAATTCGAACAGATGTTTACACCACTGGATTTTTACAGTAGATACGGAAGCAACAAGGGCAGTATATACGGCATTTCGTCCAACGACCGAAATATGGCGTTCAAGCGGCCTCCGAATAAAAGCCGTCAGGTCAAGGGACTCTACTTTGCCGGAGCCTCTACACATCCCGGCGGCGGTGTCCCCCTGGCGCTGCTCTCCGGTAAACACGCCGCCGACCTGCTGATAAGACATTCGCACAATTGA
- a CDS encoding deoxyribodipyrimidine photo-lyase — MMTVDQDIAVFWFRRDLRLEDNAGLTQALTSGYPVLPVFLFDDHILADLPDPYDLRVDFIHTLLQDLYNRLSDMNSSLWVRRGDPVQLFQTLCSEFSVKAVYTNTDYEPYAIKRDQAVSEYLKSRGIPFHSYKDQVIFEKDEILKKDGTPYRVYTPYKNRWKQEWIGQKLLGHVFDTASHFSQFIKTNPLAFPQLEQIGFESTQTAFSTPEIPHEIIRHYHNRRDFPAMQGTSKLGPHLRFGSQSIRRAMQDGFHLNEIWFDELIWREFYMMILHHYPRVETQPFRSKYETIEWNNDPEEFETWCRGETGFPIVDAGMRELNETGFMHNRVRMIAAGFLTKTLLIDWRWGERYFAEKLLDYDLAANNGNWQWAAGTGCDAAPYFRIFNPITQMRKYDKKLEYIKRWVGEYGAPHYPQPMVDLRTCRERALRVYKKAAQS, encoded by the coding sequence ATGATGACAGTCGATCAAGACATTGCAGTATTTTGGTTTCGGCGAGATCTTCGGCTCGAAGACAATGCAGGACTGACGCAGGCATTGACCAGCGGATATCCCGTACTGCCGGTATTTTTGTTTGATGATCATATTCTGGCGGATTTGCCGGATCCGTATGATCTGCGCGTCGATTTTATTCACACTCTTTTACAAGATCTGTATAACCGCTTGTCCGATATGAACAGCTCGCTCTGGGTTCGACGCGGAGATCCGGTGCAGCTGTTCCAAACCCTGTGTTCGGAATTTTCAGTCAAGGCGGTTTATACAAACACAGATTATGAACCCTATGCCATCAAACGCGATCAGGCGGTGTCAGAGTATTTAAAATCTCGCGGGATTCCCTTCCACTCCTACAAAGACCAGGTTATATTTGAAAAAGACGAGATTCTCAAAAAAGACGGGACGCCTTACAGGGTATATACCCCCTACAAGAACCGCTGGAAACAGGAATGGATAGGCCAAAAGCTCCTTGGTCACGTATTTGACACCGCATCTCATTTCAGCCAGTTTATCAAAACAAATCCCCTTGCATTTCCGCAGCTTGAACAAATCGGTTTCGAATCCACTCAAACAGCGTTTTCAACACCAGAGATTCCGCACGAGATCATCCGGCATTATCACAACAGACGCGATTTTCCCGCAATGCAGGGAACTTCCAAGCTGGGTCCGCATTTGCGCTTCGGCTCTCAGAGTATCCGCCGGGCCATGCAGGACGGATTTCATCTCAATGAAATCTGGTTCGATGAATTGATTTGGCGCGAATTCTATATGATGATCCTGCATCATTATCCGAGGGTTGAAACACAACCGTTTCGCAGCAAGTACGAAACCATTGAATGGAACAATGATCCGGAAGAGTTTGAGACATGGTGCCGTGGTGAAACCGGGTTTCCCATTGTAGATGCGGGCATGCGGGAATTAAACGAAACCGGATTTATGCACAACCGGGTCCGAATGATTGCCGCCGGTTTTCTCACCAAGACTTTGCTCATCGACTGGCGCTGGGGAGAACGATATTTCGCAGAAAAGCTGCTGGATTACGACCTTGCAGCCAATAACGGCAACTGGCAATGGGCCGCCGGCACCGGCTGCGATGCTGCTCCGTATTTCCGGATATTTAATCCCATCACCCAGATGCGCAAATACGACAAAAAGCTGGAATATATCAAACGCTGGGTCGGCGAGTACGGAGCGCCGCATTATCCCCAACCTATGGTGGATTTGCGAACCTGCCGGGAGCGAGCCTTGCGCGTTTATAAAAAAGCAGCACAAAGCTAA